The segment CCACCAGAGCAGGAACAGATGGTGTGGCTCgttgatttccatggattcaACCTCTCAAACCTATCAGTGAAAGTAACAAAGGAAACAGCCCATGTTTACAAGATCATTACCCAGAAAGACTGGGCTTAGCAATTCTGTACACCCACCAAAGTTCTTCGAGTCTTTCTGGATGGTAAGTATCCATTTTAACATTAAAAACATCAATACATTTTTATACAACTTGCCTCTTGAGATAGAAGCGAAAAAATGACTTGCAGCTATAGAATTGCCTCACTTGCCATGTGtaattacttttatttttttgatatgtGTGTATTGAAGGTTTTAAATCCCATAGGACAGAGGTGTCCGGTTTCTCCACGGAACAGGACGTCCGTTGTCCTACCCCATCTTGGCGGCGGTCTCGATCATCCATCTTGATTGATATCTTccgtctctctccttttcttcttgcttcccttcctttccttttcttcttgcttcccttcctttccttttcttctatcttcctttctttcctttcctttttctttctttttcttatcccttcctttatttcttttttcctttttcttcttctttctccttctttcttcttttctttccttcctttgtttttttctcccttcctttctttcttttctttttctttttcttctttcctttcaccttttcttttcttcatcttccttcttttctttctttcctctttcttcttctctccccggTTTTAGAGTCCTGACATTGTCCTTGTCCCATTTCTCATAGGAATAGGACAGGACGACTgggacaccccccccccccccccccatccaCCGGGACTTAAAACCTTGTTTGCATTGCTGATCAATGATATATTATTTAATACCTACCTTTTGATATTTGAAGCTGAAATTGTAAATAGTTCTCTCACGTAACCAGATGATTCATTTTTTATGATAACAACCAGATGATTCTTTGCTTTTTGATTCATATACCAATGTTCTTCTGGGGAGATGCCAGCCACTTTTCATGAGGCTGCAAATGCACCATTCCATGCATTCTCATGGTCCATCTAGCATATATTTTCTAAATATCTGAAAATACAGAAATTACTAACTTATCCTTAACACATAATAATCCCTAATCCTAACTAGTAGGTGTATCTTAAGCCCCAACGCCTGCACTGGTTATATAGGTTTAGTTTATTAGCCCATTATCGATATTTTGCTAAAGATCCAGCCAGGTGAAGTTGATCATTCTAAAAATTGTGCATCATTATagagctcgactttcatgtaaGTTTatggaaatatatattttttggattCGGGAGATCAGCAAAATCAAGCATGTAGATGTACTTTTGTTAGTTAAAGATGCATTAATCATGTGTGGCAGGTGGTGAAACCCTTTCTAGAGCCGAAGACTTACAGAAAAGTTAAGTTTGTGTACTCTGACGACCACAGCACCAAGAAGATCATGGAAGAACTTTTTTAACATGGATGAACTAGAATGTGCATTTGGGGGCCATAACCAAGTGGGTTTCAATATCAATGGACTATGCGCAGAGGATGAGAGAAGATGATAAGCGGATTCCTTTATTCTGGAGCCAAGAGAATGCGTCTATGTCTTCTAAAACCATTGGAAATGACAATGGCAGTCCTTGACACAGGCAACTCAGAATCAGATTCTGATCAGTCTGATAAAGAGTGTGAAGGCAAGTCGAGGAAACTCATATGCCTGATTCTGAATGTTCACCTGTAGATGGTTCAGTGGAGGTAACTGGCAGTGGGAGGAGTGGCCGGATCAGATCAGGCAGTCAGTTCAGTGAGAGGAGAACAAGAATTGTTAATGTGATACTGGGTTAAACTGAATAATACCAACTTACATTAACCTGTGTTTCTTCATAGCTGTTCACCCTGAGCTTCAAATGAGCTCGAATTTTTTCCCACTTACTAAGAAGAATTGCATCAGAAATCAATACTTTATCCTGTCGAAGAATGTCCAATTTCCTACCTTTCAGGTTCCCCTGCTTACTGTTGTTTATGTGATGCCCCCATTCCAAAGCTTGTTCTTTTTTGTCTGGATTCACTGGTTATTGATAACTGTTTGCGAGTCCAGTGTATCAGCTGAAGCCCATTAGGGGGAAAATTTATGGTGACTGTCCAATTAAGTGCACCATTATTGCTAGGCAGTATGATAAGATTGTAGCTTGAAGTAGGTGAATAAGCTGAAGCCTTTCGTATGCGTATTGGTGGGGGGCTGAAACAAGGGGCCTCTTTGTTGTGCACTGTGAACCAACCAATTAAGCCGGGCCATGACATTATGCATGATGGAATGCAGATCGTCAGACCTTTTCCCTTTCGAGCTTTCATTGGGAATGGACTATTTACGAGTTCAGCTTGTATTTCAACAATATAATTTCCTATGCTTATCAGTTGTTTTCCCAACGCAATGAATTCCCGGCCAAGAATGGAACTCCGCAGGGAACTCCCCTATTCCACTATGTATTTTGACTGCCCAGGTCtaatccagtggtccagatgtGTACAAGAGGGAAGGCCTTAAAGAAGAGGTTTGCTTGTGCCCCAAAAATATGCCGTCtaaggctcgtttggttcgccgggaagaagaggagggtaATGAAAAAATGGATAAATATTTCGTATTTGATTAGAGTTTTTtcaagaagaagatgagaaaGTAGTTTTtttcatggaaaaaaaaaactcatatgGAACATTGAAAAATTCAGTTCCACCGAATGGAGATtaggttatttttttttttcaaaagtactCTTAAGCTTTTAAATAGAATATAGTAAGATCTTTTCTTTAAGGACATATgtttaatgcaactttttttTAGAAAGCAAATGCTCAACCAACTTTGTCAAAAATCCCTTCTCATCGTATAtctaaggtattagttttcgaGGAAAAATATATGAGTAGGAGAAAATTCTTGTTGCAAACTAAATGAGTTCTAATGTAGGATAATGTATTAATCATTTCTAAAGGTCTCTACATATGATGTCGAAGGTATTTTTTGGAAGTTTTTGAGAAATATGGTAAACAAATCAGGTATTAATAGGAAACCAAGTATTGAAGAAAATCCTAAATTGTGCTAGGACCTCTATCCTTTCTGATTGCTGCTGAGTTAGCTGGCTGAAATAGGCTGAACCGTCTCCATTTTTCTTGCACATCCTACCTCAGCGCAGGATTCGGTGGTCTTTAATTCCCCTGATTTTCATTTGCACCTGTCAACTAGCCATTGGGCTCTGCCATTCGACAGCCCATTGCCCTGTTTGCCAAAgggcatctctctctcttcctccctactATCAAACATTTGTGAATCTCCATAGAGGAGGTTATCCCTTTGGATAAGGGCCCATCCCCTCCTTGGTGGCCCACAGGAGAGGAGGCCCTGGAAGGCAGGATAAGGAACCTCATGACCATAAGAAGGCTTGTAAGCTGAGGCTCTTAGTACAGTCATCCAGTATATGAGCCCAAATTTTAGACCATATCACAAGGTTGGTTTGGCAGTCTTAAGAGACTACagaataaaatgaatgctgGAGAAAGTGAGACATGGTCTAATGGTAGGTCCCAActagagaagaagaaatgaagacAAGGGAAAGGAAATGATATCAATGGCTCTTCCCAAAGAGAAGATAAGCCATGCAAATAGCAGAGTTACAATTCTCTCTTCGGGTGAGAGGAACCCAATACAAGATAACCAGCAGGACAGGAGACAAAAAGACTCCCCTCACTCCCCTCTCACTCTTAAATTACTCCCCTGCCTCCGTACAAGGCGAGCCATCGTCCATCAGTTTCCGATCACATCCCCCCATCTGCTTCGGAGTCCATCAGTGCCCTTCTCCCCCACAGTCAACGCGAACTACGGGCCATCACGCATCGCTCCCATTTCCCCACAATCGCTCCGAAGCCTCTCTGGCTCTCCATCCTTCGTCCGCGTGTGATCCCGGGCATTCATGGCATCTCCACCCCCCGTCTTGCGTCCGCTTCGGAACCCATGCACGTCTTCATTGTTGGGTTACCCCTTGCTCCCACGCTTCCGACGTTGTAGCTAACTCGCAGAAAGCAGTCCATGGATGTTAAGTAGCGTGGGTTCGGCTCGGACACGACGGGGTCTGGTGCACCCATCATCTAACGTACGTAGTTTAACCAGGAGAGGCCCTCTTTGAAGCTTAAAGCAACACTGGCACCTCAAGGATTTCCCTCCAATCATCACAGCAATGACAAGAAGAAATGTGAGTTTATTAAggacataaaagaaaaaaagcttcCGAGGTGATTCAAAGAACTTAATGGGTGCTCCAAAGCATAATTCCGATCTACGAATGGAAAGTGATGGATATTGTGATGAGAGTCATCAGACTAGTGGAATAGCTTCACTTATCTGAGATTGGTGTCCCAGAGAGGGTCAGTTGATGAGCTCATGATGTTGTATTGCATGAGGGATGAAAAAAGGAATTGGCAATGGGTCAATCAATGGTGTGTCCGAGAGACACAGGAAGACCATTAAATTAGGGGATGGGATGGACATATGGTGTTTGAAGACGCGGAGGGAGGAGAATGACATGATTACAGTCCTTTGGCTGCAGAAGAAGAAGACCTGCTGCACTTCTATAGAAGAGTTGGATTTGGAACTTTGAACTGCACTGAAGAGAATCACAATAGGAGATGCTCATGCTCATCTTCTCCTACTATACATGTCGTCAGGTGGgtgtacaaagaaaagaacgatAGTACTAGTGCGTTGAGCTTTCCCTATGATTACTTTATACATAGGTGCATAAGCATGGTGTACcaataaaaaaagaattcatgtaattttttattgAATGGGGGTCAGTGTATTTACTGATgcctttatattattatttctcTTGTGATATATATGGTGTTTGTTACATGTAGTTCCCATTGCCCTCAAAAGAAATTTTTGGGGGAAAAAAGGACACAAGAAACGTAGAAGACCTGAGTTCCTGACAGCTATTTTACATGCCAAAAACCAATTTTGTTGGCCTTGTTTGAGACGTAATTAATTTGAGAGCTAACAAGCAAAGCTAGGGACATAGATCAACCTTTCTTCTTATTAAGTATACACAATAAGAGAAATCTCCCTTTTAGAATTCATAGAAGCTGTGTCTCTGAGGTATGAGTTCATCGAAAGGAATCCTCGAACCGACACTGGAATAACCATTCTGCCTTCTGCCACCATTCTCATATCAACCTGAGCCACGAATACGGCACAGACAGGCCTATGATCGGAGAATCTCGACTCTCCTCTTATATACTGAAGCTGTTCTATTCCGTTCCCCATGCCATAATATTCGATCGCACCTGGATTAATATCATAAAAGCATTCAAAGGAACTTATTAGAACTGCCTAAAACCTATCATTCCTAATTACTAGCATTGGaaggtatatatatattggaataGATAATGCTACAATATACCATGCAGGTGTTCTACGCTTCTTCTTAGATTTACTGTCTCCCCAGCAAAGAATCGGAGTTGTGTGAGTATTTGTAAGTAGGAGCAAAATAGATCTTCCTTCTTCCCCATTGAATACTCCCTGCTTCTTTCTCTATTTTAACTGTAATCAGCAGTATaatggagaaaagaaaagaaagaaaaaaaggagccTCAGAAATATGATCATTTTATCAAGAATCTAACCAACCATAAGTTCAATATCGAGCATGCGGTATGGTAAAACAGGCCATGAAGGGGGACACAATGAAGGCATGGAATTTAACTATGTAGTGATATATAGGATGACAGGTAGTGATATGATCAACATATAGCTTATCATGGCACTTTATCCTAGCCTACAATCCTGCCTTTGATCGACTTAATATGTAGCGAAATGCAATACTCTATAATTCCTAACTTTAGCATTTGTTTGCACTTATATTTTGCCAATAAAGAAGCATCTCACCATTATAAGTTGTTGATTAGACAAAGATTACATACCTGATCTTTTTCTAAGGAGTGCATTCCCAGTCATTATCCTCCAGAAGCACTCTTGTCTCGTCATAGCTTAGTAGCTACACGGTAGTTCAAATCACCAAAACCATATCACTCGACTGCCAAGCAATAAAAACTAAAAGGAGTTAAAGAATCTGATATCATGTTTCTAGTTTCTGGCTCGTTGCAAGTTATGGATCCCATACTCATGTTCAAGGATTTTTTCAGGAATTCGACGACCCGGGGTCTTTGCAAATCCTAGGAAACTGTGTGCTCTTCAAGATCTCATTGACATCTGAGTTCCTCCTTAGCTCATCGCCCCCCTTCTCGTCCTGAAGCCAAATGGCTGCAGACGAAGCAAAAGGTCGTCCGATGAAGCGACATGCTCATCGGCAATGCACCCCTGGAGCATAAACATTCCTGTGAGCCACCAATTTTAGCTTTAATGGGGGCTAATGAAGCTGAAGCTTGTGTCTGACCTTGTTACCAAGGCAGCCCATGATCCCTCTCCCCAAGGTGGCCACCCTAAGGTGGCCGATGTGTTGCACCAGCTCACTCCTGACCCACACGGAGAGGAAGATACCAACCATTTGCTTGCTCGAGATCAAACAGTAGTTCATCTGGTTTTGCTGATCGGAGCCTGCAAACTTTGTAATCGGAGAGTCCTCGTCGGTGGACTCAATTCTCTGGACGAACTCCTGAGCTCTCTTGCCCTTCGCCGGACGCTGGAGGGCTCCGATCCGCAATTGCAGTCTTAACAAGAGCATATCAACACGAGTAGTTCTTGCTGAGACCTTGAGTGAAGGCTTTTGGAAGAAGGGGAGCCGCTCGTGGACTTGGAATCTTTACTTTGGTTTTGAGCCAGTGTTGGGATCAGAGGAGTCATCCCTGGAGGACTGGTCTTGGGCTTGTTGAGAGCTTGGCTGATGAGGGCGAGCCATTTCGCAGCAGGCTCATTGTCCTCAATCACCAACACATTCCCTGCGTTTAAGGAACTATTTCCTGAAACCTGTGAAGGAAATACAGAGAAGAAAGAACACACATTATTCTAGTCCATGGTTAGTGGATTCTAATGCAGCATGAAGAAGACTAGTGCTGATATAATAGAAGGAAAGCTCCTAATAGCTAAATATTTTCCCTTCAATTCTTTGTCAGGATCAACTGAACGAACAATACGAATTAGACTGGCTTGATTCGTCTAAATGAATGGCTTCTCCGCATTTGCAGTTATTGGTGAAGAGAATGCTAGTTTCACGTACTACCCATGGAGTTTTAAGGATTTGCATGGCACATTTCTTATAATAAATTTTGAGAGATTTCCCTAACATTACTTATAAGAAGCCATAGTTATGTAATATATCTGACTCGTCGATATATCGGCTCATTAATTAATAACTTACGTTGAATGGTTAAATGGCTTGTCACAATGACTGTAAGTGGTATTTTTTGGGTTGAAATTGCTGGCCTTGAATAGGAAATAATTACAAAGTAGGATCCATAGATCCACCCAGATTAAATGAAATAAGGCTATCACCAATAACCCCTCAATACAAACTTAATCACACAATGTGAATGAGTTAAGAATGGTGAAGAGATCCTTCTCCAAATGTGCAAATGGACATGCATTCAATTTGTTAATGTAGAAAGTCGATTTGGATCAGCTTCATCATAATTGGATTCACAAAGCATTTACAAGTTCTTGGGATAAAACTTATATATCTTAAGTGATGCCATTGTACCAGATTGTGTGTTTAATTATTTGTTCCATGTCAAGATAGAAAACTAAAACATCAGATACAGCTTCCCCTACCCTAAGATATAGATGTCTGAGGATCCTTCTACTTGTAGAAAATCTTCTAGGTTGATACCATTGTGTGGAGGCTTCCCCCCTACATTCCATGTTGCCACAAATATCCTGCAATGCACAAAATTTCATCACATAAGAAATATTAGGCCGAAAGCATGGCTCTCCGAATACAACTCGACATGAACGAATCACATATCATCCTACCGGAATTCCTGAATTTCAGAAGGTTGCCGGCATGGCCGTTCGAAGCTGCATAGATTCAGACCTTCGATGCGTGAGCTCGAGTGTCTATCTGAAGAGAAgcaaatcaaaaataaaagtcTGGCTTATACATAGCTAATCTCTGTGCTATGCTGGAATTCAAGCAATCAACCACAATGGATGTATTGAGATCAAAATTTCCACAAGCCACCTGAAAAGCTTTTTCTGATAACTGGAGATGTGTCCATGAAACTTCTCCTTATCATGTACCTCCTCTCTAAATCTATCAAATTtggaaaaacaaagaaacaagaaaaaaatgcaTGTCACGAAGAACTTAAAAATATGCTACTTTGGACAAATGACATGAAACTATCAAAGAAATTATTCAAAAAAGATTGTATACCATAAACAATATCCCTCCGCGGGAATATATCGTCATTTGCACTTCCCCCATTCTTCCCCTTCTTGCTAAAAATATTTGGTATGATGGACTGGCAATGAAAGGTAAAGCGAGAAGATCAACCACGTAATATAATTACAGGAACCCTGTCGAAGGAGGACAAGCTGAGCTACAAAGCCTCGACatataccttcttcttcttatcattCTTGACGGAATTTTCATTACTAGCGCTGGATTTGGTCATATCACGAGGCTGTTCTTGAGTGGACATTCAGATGGAAACGAAACCGAGTGTCAATTGATGGACTTGGTTTCTGCCGTCTTTCAATTCTTCTCATAATTCCATGGTCGCCGGAGAGGCTGCCGGCAAGCGAGAGCGGGTGGGATGGAGGCAGGGGGGACGGAAGATTGGATGGTGGAGAGAGGTTTTGGGAGATGGAAAGAGAGCCAAGGCCTGAAACGAGGGGTGGCTACAGGTGGCCGCGAGGCCGTACTCTGTTTTCCGTTTTGGCCTCCTTTCGCTGCTAACGTTGTTGAAGACAACGAACTCTCCCGCCAACTTATGTGGGAGGGAGACTCGGTCTTCTCGTCCTGTTATCATATCACGCTACAATAAAGGACTGGGATATCCGGATccattctttttttatatatatattttacatgaatactttttaaaaattcaaatttatatagatatttttttaaaatttatatttatttctgtatccttataaaatactatttttacaCAAATACCTTCTAATataactgttacgggggaactcagccaccatgccccacgtgaccgacacgcgcccaagaagactacagctgccccttgatccagtaacccgaccccgagtcggatatcttcggcttcgcagcccgacctcgagtcggctgccccttgatccagcaatccgacccgagtcggatatcttcggcttcgcagcccgaccccgagtcggctgccccttgatccagcaatccgatcccgagtcggcaatctctcgacaacgacaggctgttcccctgaagcacgccacgaccctctgtccctgcaacggtcgtatccggcgctgctccacgatctcctgtaacagccgtacaaagcggagctccactacgccct is part of the Phoenix dactylifera cultivar Barhee BC4 unplaced genomic scaffold, palm_55x_up_171113_PBpolish2nd_filt_p 000664F, whole genome shotgun sequence genome and harbors:
- the LOC120106847 gene encoding LOW QUALITY PROTEIN: phosphatidylinositol transfer protein 3-like (The sequence of the model RefSeq protein was modified relative to this genomic sequence to represent the inferred CDS: inserted 2 bases in 2 codons; deleted 2 bases in 2 codons); translated protein: MSSMNSASNGSEKQSVFEEQRAKIGIVRASLGTLPDKLSLYCSDASIARYLAARNWNVKKATKMLKETLKWRLQYKPEEIRWEEVANEAETGKIYRTNYFDKHGRSILVMRPGCQNTKSTKGQIRYLVYCMENAIINLPPEQEQMVWLVDFHGFNLSNLSVKVTKETAHXLQDHYPERLGLAILYXPPKFFESFWMVVKPFLEPKTYRKVKFVYSDDHSTKKIMEELFNMDELECAFGGHNQVGFNINDYAQRMREDDKRIPLFWSQENASMSSKTIGNDNGSP